A single region of the Erythrobacter sp. genome encodes:
- a CDS encoding DUF2189 domain-containing protein: MGTLPDTSGLDAGAPPRIATDLALADLGAALGAGWRDFLAAPHYGLFFGGVYVVAGLAAAWVAFVGGELSWLIPAAAGFPLVAPFVAVGLYEASRRRQRGEPLGWGAVLGALKGHGDDQILSMGVIVFVAFSFWMIVAHAIFAIFMAESGMGADSPAAILAAFATPAGLAMLAVGSAVGGIMALAFYAMTVISLPMLVERKVSFPTAIIASFAVMRANLFVMLAWAGIIAALLALAMIPAFLGLLVALPVLGHATWHLYVRAVS; this comes from the coding sequence ATGGGAACCTTACCCGACACCTCGGGGCTGGACGCGGGCGCGCCGCCGCGAATTGCGACCGACCTTGCGCTCGCCGACCTCGGCGCGGCGCTGGGCGCGGGCTGGCGCGATTTCCTCGCCGCGCCGCATTACGGCTTGTTCTTCGGCGGGGTCTATGTCGTCGCCGGGCTGGCGGCGGCATGGGTCGCTTTCGTCGGCGGGGAATTGTCGTGGCTGATCCCGGCGGCGGCGGGCTTTCCGCTCGTCGCCCCTTTTGTCGCGGTCGGGCTCTACGAGGCGAGCCGGAGGCGGCAGCGGGGCGAACCGCTCGGCTGGGGCGCGGTGCTCGGCGCATTGAAGGGGCATGGCGACGACCAGATCCTCTCTATGGGCGTGATCGTCTTCGTCGCGTTCTCGTTCTGGATGATCGTGGCGCACGCGATCTTCGCGATCTTCATGGCCGAAAGCGGGATGGGAGCCGACAGTCCCGCCGCGATCCTGGCCGCATTCGCCACGCCTGCGGGGCTTGCGATGCTCGCCGTGGGAAGCGCGGTGGGCGGAATCATGGCGCTCGCCTTCTACGCGATGACCGTCATCAGCCTGCCGATGCTGGTCGAGCGCAAGGTGAGCTTCCCGACCGCGATCATCGCCAGCTTCGCCGTCATGCGCGCCAATCTGTTCGTGATGCTGGCCTGGGCGGGCATCATTGCCGCGCTGCTCGCGCTTGCGATGATCCCCGCCTTCCTCGGCCTGCTGGTGGCGCTGCCGGTGCTGGGGCACGCGACCTGGCACCTTTACGTGCGCGCCGTAAGCTGA
- the recJ gene encoding single-stranded-DNA-specific exonuclease RecJ, translating into MATRPLSSPDARACVLGVTQSLSGRAWHWRGGNMELAGGPAGLERGILAQLLVTRGVAADDIERHAKPTLRGFLPDPSEFRDMDRAAERIAAAVLSGEKVTIYGDYDVDGATSAALMIELLRGLGSDADYYIPDRLLEGYGPSGEALVKLAEQGSSLIVTVDCGAMAHEALAMAKKAGVDVIVVDHHKCAAELPETAALVNPNRLDESDLAAAHGHLAAVGVAFLLAVAVVRTLRVQGYFEQRDEPDLMGLLDLVALGTVADVAALHGLNRAFVAQGLKVLARRSRIGMAALIDASRITRPPIASDLGFALGPRINAGGRIGESTLGVRLLTTRDPEEARAIAEQLSQLNEERRAIEAAVQEAAEAQLSGQHNMAVHVLAGSGWHPGVIGIVAGRIKEKTGKPAIVIAQDEGEGTGKGSGRSISGVDLGAAIIAAREAGLLVAGGGHAMAAGLTIPNDKLSAFIEFLDSRLARDVERARAGAAMALDLSLAPGGLTPDLCETLEAAGPYGVGWPAPRVAVGPVRIVKADIVGKDHLRIIASGNDGRSFKAIAFRAAETEMAQTLLHRHQGRRFHLAGRVKLDDWGARPAAELHFEDAALAE; encoded by the coding sequence ATGGCCACCCGTCCGCTCTCTTCTCCCGATGCGCGCGCCTGCGTTCTCGGCGTGACGCAGTCCCTGTCGGGCCGCGCATGGCACTGGCGCGGCGGTAACATGGAGCTTGCAGGCGGCCCCGCCGGGCTCGAACGGGGTATTCTCGCGCAATTGCTGGTGACCCGCGGAGTCGCGGCCGACGACATCGAGCGCCATGCAAAGCCGACCCTGCGCGGCTTCCTTCCCGATCCTTCCGAGTTCCGGGACATGGACCGCGCGGCCGAACGTATCGCGGCCGCTGTCCTGTCGGGCGAGAAGGTGACGATCTACGGCGACTACGATGTCGACGGTGCGACCAGCGCGGCGCTGATGATCGAATTGCTGCGCGGCCTCGGGAGCGATGCGGATTACTACATCCCCGACCGCCTGCTCGAAGGCTATGGGCCAAGCGGGGAAGCGCTGGTGAAGCTCGCCGAGCAGGGTTCGAGCCTGATCGTCACGGTCGATTGCGGCGCGATGGCGCACGAAGCGCTCGCCATGGCGAAGAAGGCCGGCGTCGACGTGATCGTGGTCGACCATCATAAATGCGCAGCGGAGCTTCCCGAGACCGCCGCGCTGGTCAATCCGAACCGGCTCGATGAAAGCGACCTTGCCGCCGCGCATGGCCACCTTGCTGCGGTCGGCGTCGCTTTCCTGCTCGCGGTGGCCGTGGTTCGGACCCTGCGCGTGCAAGGCTATTTCGAGCAGAGGGACGAGCCCGATCTCATGGGCCTGCTCGACCTCGTTGCATTGGGCACGGTGGCCGATGTCGCCGCGCTCCACGGGCTCAACCGGGCCTTCGTCGCACAGGGACTGAAAGTGCTCGCCCGGCGCTCGCGGATCGGCATGGCGGCGCTGATCGACGCAAGCCGAATCACCCGCCCGCCCATCGCGAGCGATCTCGGCTTCGCCCTGGGCCCGCGGATCAATGCAGGGGGACGGATCGGCGAATCGACCCTGGGCGTGCGCCTGCTCACCACCCGCGACCCGGAGGAAGCGCGCGCCATCGCCGAGCAACTCTCGCAGCTGAACGAAGAGCGCCGGGCGATCGAGGCGGCGGTGCAGGAAGCGGCCGAAGCGCAGCTTTCCGGCCAGCACAACATGGCGGTCCATGTCCTCGCCGGAAGCGGCTGGCATCCGGGCGTCATCGGCATCGTCGCCGGGCGCATCAAGGAGAAGACCGGCAAGCCCGCGATCGTCATCGCGCAGGACGAGGGCGAAGGGACCGGCAAGGGCTCGGGCCGCTCGATCTCCGGCGTGGATCTCGGCGCGGCGATCATTGCCGCGCGCGAAGCCGGGCTGCTCGTCGCAGGCGGCGGGCACGCCATGGCGGCCGGCCTTACCATCCCGAATGACAAGCTCTCCGCCTTCATCGAGTTCCTCGATTCGCGTCTCGCCCGCGATGTCGAGCGCGCCCGCGCCGGGGCGGCGATGGCGCTCGACCTCTCGCTCGCGCCCGGCGGCCTCACCCCGGACCTGTGCGAGACGCTGGAAGCGGCCGGGCCATACGGTGTCGGCTGGCCCGCCCCGCGCGTCGCGGTCGGCCCGGTGCGGATCGTGAAGGCCGACATCGTGGGCAAGGACCACCTGCGGATTATCGCAAGCGGCAATGACGGGCGTTCCTTCAAGGCCATCGCTTTCCGCGCGGCCGAGACGGAGATGGCCCAGACCCTCCTCCACCGCCACCAGGGCCGTCGCTTCCACCTCGCGGGCCGCGTCAAGCTCGACGACTGGGGCGCGCGCCCTGCGGCCGAACTCCACTTCGAAGACGCCGCCTTAGCCGAGTGA
- a CDS encoding amidohydrolase, whose translation MPDNAEETLDPDLAIIDPHHHLWDLRPLLPMFPEPRHRFLEALVPVAHYTFDHFNAEVAGSGHNVVASVFMECGAFYNAAYGEALKPVGEVEYVNGVAAQSASGLYGEARLCAGIVGHADLTLGAAAGEVLDALKAAAPGRFRGIRHQGAWDADPDVLGPPFHAPPELYRDATFREGFAELGKRGMSFDAWILEPQIPDVIDLARAFPDTPICLDHCGTPLGCASYSGKLEERFDTWAANIRELGTCENVMVKLGGLAMHNCAMPEEGPAAGIGSEELARLWKPYIETCIEAFGTKRAMFESNYPVDRWGATYPVLWNAFKRITVGASAEEKADLYAGNAARFYDIEEVLG comes from the coding sequence ATGCCGGACAACGCCGAAGAGACCCTCGATCCCGATCTCGCGATCATCGATCCGCACCATCACTTGTGGGACCTGCGCCCGCTGCTCCCGATGTTCCCCGAACCGCGCCATCGCTTCCTCGAGGCGCTCGTGCCGGTCGCGCATTACACTTTCGACCATTTCAACGCCGAGGTCGCGGGGAGCGGCCACAACGTCGTCGCCTCGGTCTTCATGGAATGCGGCGCGTTCTACAACGCGGCCTACGGCGAGGCTCTGAAGCCCGTGGGCGAAGTCGAATACGTGAACGGGGTCGCGGCCCAATCGGCAAGCGGGCTTTATGGAGAGGCGCGCCTGTGCGCCGGCATCGTCGGCCATGCCGACCTCACGCTGGGAGCGGCGGCGGGCGAGGTGCTCGATGCGCTCAAGGCCGCCGCGCCGGGGCGCTTTCGCGGCATTCGCCATCAGGGCGCATGGGACGCGGACCCGGACGTTCTCGGCCCGCCCTTCCACGCCCCGCCCGAGCTCTACCGCGACGCGACCTTCCGCGAAGGCTTCGCCGAGCTGGGCAAGCGGGGCATGAGCTTCGATGCGTGGATCCTCGAGCCGCAGATCCCCGACGTGATCGATCTCGCCCGCGCCTTTCCCGATACGCCGATCTGTCTTGACCACTGCGGCACGCCCCTTGGCTGCGCGAGCTATTCGGGCAAGCTCGAGGAACGCTTCGACACCTGGGCGGCGAACATCCGCGAACTCGGCACGTGCGAGAACGTCATGGTGAAGCTAGGCGGGCTCGCCATGCACAACTGCGCCATGCCCGAGGAAGGCCCGGCGGCGGGCATTGGCTCGGAGGAACTGGCGCGGCTGTGGAAGCCCTATATCGAAACCTGCATCGAGGCTTTCGGCACGAAACGCGCGATGTTCGAGAGCAATTACCCGGTCGACCGCTGGGGCGCGACCTACCCGGTCCTGTGGAACGCCTTCAAACGGATCACGGTTGGGGCGAGCGCCGAAGAAAAGGCCGATCTTTATGCCGGGAACGCCGCGCGCTTCTATGACATTGAAGAGGTGCTGGGCTAA
- a CDS encoding flavodoxin family protein, giving the protein MSDPAPSRRLLIAWHSRTGASEAMARAAAEGAGDALLLRCDAVEPEAILSADGYLFCCPENLATMSGAMKEMFDRCYYPVLGRIEGRPFATIIAAGSDGEGAQRQIDRIAQGWRLKRVAERMIVNFSAQTPEAILAEKTVPQARLAECRELGEGLATGLREGIF; this is encoded by the coding sequence ATGAGCGACCCCGCCCCCTCCCGCCGCCTGCTGATCGCCTGGCACAGCCGCACCGGCGCGAGCGAGGCCATGGCCCGCGCTGCGGCCGAAGGAGCAGGCGATGCCCTGCTGCTGCGCTGCGACGCGGTCGAGCCGGAGGCGATCCTGTCGGCGGACGGATACCTGTTCTGTTGCCCCGAAAACCTCGCCACGATGAGCGGAGCGATGAAGGAGATGTTCGACCGCTGCTATTACCCCGTCCTCGGAAGGATCGAGGGCCGGCCTTTCGCAACCATCATCGCCGCCGGGTCGGACGGGGAGGGGGCCCAGCGCCAGATCGACCGGATCGCGCAGGGCTGGCGCCTCAAACGGGTGGCCGAGCGCATGATCGTCAACTTCTCTGCCCAGACCCCGGAGGCGATCCTGGCCGAGAAGACCGTGCCGCAAGCGAGGCTGGCCGAGTGCCGCGAGCTGGGTGAGGGACTGGCCACGGGGCTGCGCGAGGGAATCTTCTGA
- a CDS encoding AHH domain-containing protein translates to MAIPFRSVNRRGSPGFDPGMQRHHLLPRQLLSRRCFGPMFEMVGRREVGFDDFRINGLLLPATEEATLRSGMPLHRGPHRRYNEVVIERVGRIEARWSFVRRHAPEEAAEEVVMRLGLLQAALRRQLLAERRRFLLNRKDPLGAGFDFSELDAMADALWAAT, encoded by the coding sequence GTGGCGATTCCCTTCCGCAGCGTCAATCGCAGGGGCAGCCCCGGCTTCGACCCCGGTATGCAGCGTCACCATCTGCTCCCCCGCCAGCTGCTTTCGCGGCGCTGTTTCGGGCCGATGTTCGAGATGGTGGGACGGCGCGAAGTCGGATTCGACGATTTTCGCATAAACGGCTTGTTGTTGCCTGCCACCGAGGAAGCGACGCTGCGCAGCGGGATGCCGCTGCACCGCGGACCGCATCGGCGCTACAACGAGGTTGTGATCGAGCGGGTCGGGCGGATCGAGGCGCGCTGGTCCTTCGTGCGCCGGCACGCGCCCGAGGAGGCAGCCGAAGAAGTGGTCATGCGGCTCGGCCTGCTGCAGGCGGCGCTGCGCCGGCAGCTCCTTGCCGAGCGGCGGCGCTTCCTGCTCAACAGGAAGGATCCGCTCGGCGCGGGCTTCGACTTCAGCGAACTGGACGCGATGGCCGACGCGCTGTGGGCGGCGACCTGA
- a CDS encoding DUF1328 domain-containing protein, with translation MLKWAIIFLIIALVAAVLGFGGLAGTATNIAYILFIVFIILAIIAFVRGRA, from the coding sequence ATGCTGAAATGGGCTATCATCTTTCTTATCATCGCGCTGGTCGCGGCGGTTCTTGGATTCGGAGGGCTTGCAGGAACGGCGACGAATATCGCCTACATCCTGTTCATCGTCTTCATCATCCTCGCCATCATCGCCTTCGTGCGCGGCAGGGCGTGA
- a CDS encoding nitronate monooxygenase family protein, whose amino-acid sequence MPLPAPFDRLRLPLIGSPLFIVSGPELVIAQCKAGIIGSFPALNARPQSLLDEWLHQITEELAKHNRENPDRPAAPFAVNQIIHKTNDRVEADMATCEKWQVPMIITSLGAREEVYQAVRNWGGITMHDVINNRFAQKAIEKGADGLIPVAAGAGGHAGALSPFALMQEIREWFDGLVALSGSIAHGASILAAQALRADFAYSGSAFIATEEANADQRYKQGIVEGDASGIVYTNLFTGVHGNYLRSSIEAAGLDPDNLPESDPSKMNFGSGGNTKAKAWKDIWGSGQGVGAVKSVGTVEELVARMEREYHAAKAQLLANSDYSAWGSLAEAAE is encoded by the coding sequence ATGCCCCTTCCCGCTCCGTTCGACCGCCTTCGCCTGCCGCTGATCGGTTCGCCGCTGTTCATCGTCTCCGGCCCGGAACTGGTGATCGCGCAATGCAAGGCGGGGATCATCGGCAGCTTCCCGGCGCTGAACGCGCGCCCGCAGAGCCTGCTGGACGAATGGCTCCATCAGATCACGGAAGAGCTCGCCAAGCACAACCGAGAGAACCCGGATCGCCCGGCCGCGCCCTTCGCGGTGAACCAGATCATCCACAAGACCAACGACCGGGTCGAGGCCGACATGGCCACCTGCGAGAAGTGGCAGGTGCCGATGATCATCACCTCATTGGGCGCACGCGAGGAAGTCTACCAGGCGGTCAGGAACTGGGGCGGGATCACTATGCACGACGTGATCAACAATCGCTTCGCGCAGAAGGCGATCGAGAAAGGCGCGGACGGGCTCATCCCCGTCGCCGCAGGGGCCGGCGGGCACGCGGGCGCGCTGTCGCCCTTCGCCTTGATGCAGGAAATTCGCGAATGGTTCGACGGGCTCGTCGCGCTGTCGGGCTCGATCGCGCACGGTGCCTCGATCCTCGCCGCCCAGGCGCTGCGGGCGGACTTCGCCTATTCGGGCAGCGCCTTCATCGCGACCGAAGAAGCCAATGCCGACCAGCGCTACAAGCAGGGCATCGTCGAGGGCGATGCGAGCGGGATCGTCTACACCAACCTCTTCACCGGCGTGCACGGCAATTACCTGCGCTCCTCGATCGAAGCGGCCGGGCTCGACCCCGACAACCTGCCCGAAAGCGATCCCTCCAAGATGAATTTCGGCAGCGGCGGCAACACCAAGGCCAAGGCGTGGAAGGACATCTGGGGATCGGGCCAGGGCGTCGGCGCGGTCAAGTCGGTCGGGACGGTCGAAGAGCTCGTCGCCCGGATGGAGCGCGAATATCACGCCGCCAAGGCGCAGCTGCTCGCCAATTCCGACTATTCGGCGTGGGGCTCGCTCGCCGAAGCCGCGGAATAG